The genomic stretch TTGTAAATGCACTGTGCAAGCTCGGGTTTTGTAATTGCCTTTCCGTTGACTTTTATCTGCTCCTCAAAATAATCCAGGAACGGAGAAGTGAAGCATCCAACTTTAAAGCCTGCGCACTGGAGCATGTTTGCGCAAAACACCGTTGTCGAGCCCTTGCCGTTTGTTCCTGCTACATGGACTACCCTGTACTTTTCCTGCGGGTTCCCAAGAAGCCTGCAAAGCGCCCTCATGCGCTTTAGCCCGAATTTGTAGCCATGCTTTTTGAGGGACAAAAGTGATTTGAGCGCAGACGCATAACCCATTGCCACACCAAAAATTTCTCAGAGTCATGCCCGCCTTCACATGTCCGGGTTTTGCAGCCCGTGCGCTGCAAGCACGTTTTCAAGAAGGCAAGCTATTGTCATTGGCCCTATGCCACCCGGGACCGGTGTGATGGCAGAAACAACCTCTTTTAGGCCTTCAAAGTCAGCGTCCCCGTGCACCTTGCCTTCGACTCTAGTAATCCCTATGTCCACTATGACTGCGCCCTTTTTCACCATGCCCGCCTTCAAAAACCCGGGCTTGCCGATTGCGACTGCAACAATGTCGGCTTTTTTTGTTATTTTTTCAATTCCTTTTGACCTGCTGTGCACTATTGTGACTGTTGCATGCTTTTCAAGAAGCATCAGGGTAAGCGGCTTTCCGACAATGTTGCTTCTGCCGACAACTACTGCGTTTTTCCCCTCCACGTCTATCCCATAGTGCGCAAGAAGCTTCATCACGCCGCTTGGGGTCGCAGGCCGCAAATAGCCGCCCCTGCCAAGGTAAAACCCCCCTGCATTTAGCGGATGGAATCCGTCAACGTCCTTTTTTGGGTCAATTGAGTTGATTATGCAGTCCTCGTCTATTTGCTTTGGAAGCGGCAACTGCACCAGTATGCCAGTCACGCCTTTGTCAAGGTTCAGCCTTTCAATTGCCTTCAATAGTTGCTGTGTTGTCGTGTTCTCAGGCATCCGCTCGAGTGTGGATTTGATTCCAACCCTGGCACACGCCTCCTGTTTTCTTGCAATGTAGATGGATGATGCCTCAACAGCCCCGACCTGAATGACTGCCAAGTGAGGCTTTTGCGCCATTGCAGCCACTTTTGCGGCAACGCTGGCTTTGATGGCATTTGATGGCTCAATACCCCCAAGTATCCTGCACGCCATAAAAACCGCGCCTGCCTTACGCA from Candidatus Parvarchaeota archaeon encodes the following:
- a CDS encoding bifunctional 5,10-methylenetetrahydrofolate dehydrogenase/5,10-methenyltetrahydrofolate cyclohydrolase — encoded protein: MACRILGGIEPSNAIKASVAAKVAAMAQKPHLAVIQVGAVEASSIYIARKQEACARVGIKSTLERMPENTTTQQLLKAIERLNLDKGVTGILVQLPLPKQIDEDCIINSIDPKKDVDGFHPLNAGGFYLGRGGYLRPATPSGVMKLLAHYGIDVEGKNAVVVGRSNIVGKPLTLMLLEKHATVTIVHSRSKGIEKITKKADIVAVAIGKPGFLKAGMVKKGAVIVDIGITRVEGKVHGDADFEGLKEVVSAITPVPGGIGPMTIACLLENVLAAHGLQNPDM